TTATCAGGAGGAGACGGGAGCGGCACCAGATACCACTTCAATAATTTCCTGGGTGATGGCAGCTTGGCGGGCTTTGTTGTAGCTCAGGGTCAGTACACGGGCAAGTTCCGCCGCGTTGTCACTGGCGTTGCTCATGGCAGTCATCCGCGCCGCAAGTTCACTAGCAGCCGCTTCCCGTAACGCGCGCAGCAGTTGGTTGTTGACATAAAGGGGTAGCAGAGCATTCAACAGTTGTACGGCATCCTGCTCAAAAATCATATCGCGGGGAATTTCTCTAACGGTGGTCTCCAGGACTTCTCGCTCTACACCAAACTTACCGCCCCTAATGACTAAACGAAAGATTTCATCATCCTTGGGTTCAAGACCTTGGGGTTCCAGGGGTAAGAGGGTTTGGGTGACGGGTCTGGAACTGATCAAAGATACGAAGCGACTGTAGAGCAACTCCACCCGATCGAGTTTACCTGCCAAAAAGTTATCGGTAAATTCAGTGGCAATCTTGGCAGATTCAGTGGCGCTGGGGATTTGGGGCAAATTAGTGTAGGAGGCTAGAATGGGTTGCTGGCGACGGCTGAAGTACTGTAGGGCTTTTCTGCCAATAATAATAAATTGATAGCTCAAACCTTTTTCCTGCAGTTCCTTGGCGCGGTTTTCCGCATAGCGAATGATATTGGCGTTATAAGCGCCACAGAGACCCCGATCCCCCGAAATTACTAATAACCCTACGGTTTTCACTTGCCGTGTCCGCAGTAGGGGTAAGTCCACATCTTCTAGCTTGAGGCGGGTCTGTAACCGGTAGAGAACCTGGGCTAAGCGATCGGCAAAGGGTCTAGCATCGATCACCTGTTGTTGGGCACGCCGCACTTTTGCTGCTGCCACTAGGCGCATGGCTTCAGTGATTTTGCGGGTGTTTTTGACACTGTTGATGCGGTCGCGAATACTCTTGAGATTTGCCATAGTGCTGTGGGATTGTTTCCTTGTCGATCATAGTATCGATGGTCACCTTTAGCTTAACGTGTCTCCCACTTGCTCCCCGTCATGGTAGGCGGCAAACAGCACGGGGCAGGTTTTATCCCACCCGATCGCTCCTGTGTGGTCAATGGCGATCGCACCAAAATCACGGTGACGGCTGCGAGCTTCGGCAAAGGATTTTTCCAGGGCTGCTTGGAGA
This region of Pseudanabaenaceae cyanobacterium SKYG29 genomic DNA includes:
- a CDS encoding F0F1 ATP synthase subunit gamma is translated as MANLKSIRDRINSVKNTRKITEAMRLVAAAKVRRAQQQVIDARPFADRLAQVLYRLQTRLKLEDVDLPLLRTRQVKTVGLLVISGDRGLCGAYNANIIRYAENRAKELQEKGLSYQFIIIGRKALQYFSRRQQPILASYTNLPQIPSATESAKIATEFTDNFLAGKLDRVELLYSRFVSLISSRPVTQTLLPLEPQGLEPKDDEIFRLVIRGGKFGVEREVLETTVREIPRDMIFEQDAVQLLNALLPLYVNNQLLRALREAAASELAARMTAMSNASDNAAELARVLTLSYNKARQAAITQEIIEVVSGAAPVSS